The Nitrospirota bacterium genome includes the window CTCGGGGACGACGGCATTGTACCCGCGGGAGACCGGTTTCAACACCCAGAAGTAGAGACGGTCATTGAAGTGGTACATCAGGCGGTTCCACGGCTCGAGGGGATCGGCAATGGCCGCCTCCTCTACCGCTTCCTCTTCAAACAGATCGTCGCCGAGCCCGTCCGCCGGGGTCTCGACCCCTTTGATCGCCTCGCCCGCAGGGGTCTGCGCCGGTGAGGCACAAGGCACGAGCAGCACGACCGCAATACACACCGCCCCGAAAACGTTCTTCACACGCATATTCCCTCTCCTCTTACAAGGTTCATATGAAATCGTAAAGAGTATACCATCATTATCGCGGAAAATTGAAAGACCATGAGCGTCGAGAGCTCCCCGCCCCGCAAGGGCGCCCGGTCACTTCCCGCTGCCCCGGGCAAGCCTCTCGATCCTGTTCCTGAGCGTCTCCATGAGGCCCTCGAATCCTTTCTTCTTAAGAATGCTTACGAATTGGGAACGCGTCAGGGCGAGCTGGCTCACTCCTTCGATGCGGATATCGGCAATCCGCCATCCTCCCTCCAGCTTCCGGAGCTGATAGTGGAACGCCACCTCGTCCTTTCCCGGCTTGTCCGGTACGCCGAGCCTGCTCACCACCGTCACGGTGCCGCGGAGCGGCTCTGCTGCCGAGACGATGGTGAAGGTCTCGCCGGCATACTCGTCGAACCGTCCGGCATAGGTGGCGATGGTCCAGTCGGTATAGGCCTTCAGATACCGCTGCCGCTGCTCCTCGCTGAAGGTCGCCCAGTATCTCCCCGCGGCAGCACGTGCCGTGTACGAGAGGGCGAAGGAGTCCCTGATTACCGGCGCGAGGAGCTCGTAGCGTCCCCGGTAGCCGAGCCGGTCACCGCCCTTCATCGACTTCAGGAGGGCCTCGTTGAACTGTTTGATCACCGATGCCGGATCGGCCTGCTGGGCCGCTGCCTGAAGCGGCAGCAGCACGAGCGCGGAGACAGCGGCGAGGACGAGCGCTGCCGTCGCTCCTATCGGGCTCTTCTTTCGCTCCCTTCGATTCATAACGCTATCTCTCCTTGGCTCTGTCCGGTGCCGGCATTGAGCAGTGATGCGTTTCTGCTATCATTATTAATAATACCCCGAAAGCTTCTTTTGTTAAACGGATAATCCGCGCTTGGTACGCGCCGCCTGGCAGAGCGGCGGCAGGCAGCGACGCGTGGCTCCCTAAACAACGGCAATGCTCGACCGATACAGGGAACATTCATTGCGGCTCCTCGAGTGGTGGATCGCACTCATGCAGCGCCGCGCTGCGGCGGTCCTCGCCATCGCCGCGCTCGTCACTGCCGGGGCGATCTATTATTCCTCAGCGAACTTCAGGATAACGGTCGATGTCAACCAGATGATCGCCGAAGATCTCCCTTTCCGGAAGCTCGAAAGGGACCTCGAGCGGGCGCTCCCGAAACATACCGATACGATCGTCGTGGTGATCGAGGCGCCTCTGCCTGAGCGTGCTGTTCAGGCGCGGGAGCGGCTGGCCTCCCATCTGAGAGAGAAGCAGCAGCTCTTCAAGGATGTCTACGAGCCGGGAGGCGGCCCCTTCTTCGAGAGGAACGGTCTCCTGTACCTCGATACAGGAGCCCTGCAGGAGACAGCCGACCATCTCGCTGCAGCGCAACCGCTCCTCGCCCTGCTCCTGGAAGATCCGAGCCTGCACGGCTTCTTCTCGGTGCTCGAGACCGCGGTGAGCCGGTCAGAGGAGGTCGAGCTTCCTGAAGAGACCCTCGGCAGCCTCTTCGACCGGATGAGTGCGGCGTTCGAGG containing:
- a CDS encoding ABC transporter substrate-binding protein, giving the protein MNRRERKKSPIGATAALVLAAVSALVLLPLQAAAQQADPASVIKQFNEALLKSMKGGDRLGYRGRYELLAPVIRDSFALSYTARAAAGRYWATFSEEQRQRYLKAYTDWTIATYAGRFDEYAGETFTIVSAAEPLRGTVTVVSRLGVPDKPGKDEVAFHYQLRKLEGGWRIADIRIEGVSQLALTRSQFVSILKKKGFEGLMETLRNRIERLARGSGK